Proteins encoded in a region of the Nicotiana tomentosiformis chromosome 9, ASM39032v3, whole genome shotgun sequence genome:
- the LOC104101814 gene encoding bifunctional 3-dehydroquinate dehydratase/shikimate dehydrogenase, chloroplastic-like isoform X1, whose protein sequence is MELVVESGVKKMEEGEATRRNQTLICAPIMADTVDQMLNLMQKAKTSGADLVEVRLDSLKSFNPQSNINTIIKQSPLPTLFTYRPTWEGGQYAGDEASRLDALRLAMKLGADYIDVELKAIDEFNTALHGNKSAKCKVIVSSHNYDNTPSSEELGNLVARIQASGADIVKFATTALDITDVARVFQITVHSQVSGVPIIAMVMGEKGLMSRILCPKFGGYLTFGTLEVGKVSAPGQPTIEDLLSIYNFRQLGPDTRIFGIIGKPVSHSKSPLLYNEAFRSVGFNGIYMPLLVDDVANFFRTYSSLDFAGFSCTIPHKEAIVDCCDEVNPTAKLIGAVNCVVRRPDGKLFGCNTDYVGAISAIEEALQGSQPIMSGSPLARKLFVVIGAGGAGKALAYGAKEKGARVVIANRTYERARELADVVGGQALSLDELSNFHPENDMILANTTSIGMQPKVDDTPISKEALRYYSLVFDAVYTPKITRLLREAQESGVKIVTGVEMFIGQAYEQYERFTELPAPKELFKKIMAGY, encoded by the exons ATGGAGTTG GTAGTGGAATCAGGGGTGAAGAAGATGGAGGAGGGAGAGGCAACGAGGAGGAACCAAACTCTAATTTGTGCACCAATTATGGCAGACACAGTGGATCAAATGTTGAATCTAATGCAAAAGGCTAAAACTAGTGGTGCTGATCTTGTGGAAGTTCGGTTGGATAGCTTGAAAAGCTTTAATCCTCAATCAAATATTAATACTATTATCAAACAGTCCCCTTTGCCTACCCTTTTCACTTACAG GCCCACTTGGGAGGGTGGTCAGTATGCTGGTGATGAAGCAAGTCGACTGGATGCACTTCGATTAGCAATGAAGTTGGGAGCTGATTATATTGATGTTGAGCTAAAG GCTATTGACGAGTTCAATACTGCTCTACATGGAAATAAGTCAGCAAAATGCAAAGTTATTGTTTCTTCTCACAACTATGATAATACACCATCATCTGAGGAGCTCGGCAATCTAGTAGCAAGAATACAGGCATCTGGAGCTGACATTGTGAAGTTTGCAACAACTGCACTGGATATCACCGATGTTGCACGTGTATTCCAAATTACTGTACATTCTCAAGTAAGCGGC GTACCAATAATAGCCATGGTCATGGGAGAGAAGGGTTTGATGTCTCGAATACTTTGTCCAAAATTTGGTGGATACCTCACATTTGGTACTCTTGAAGTAGGAAAAGTTTCGGCTCCTGGGCAACCAACAATTGAAGATCTTTTGAGTATATACAATTTCAGACAGTTGGGACCAGATACCAGAATATTTGGCATTATCGGGAAGCCTGTTAGCCATAGCAAATCACCTTTATTGTATAATGAAGCTTTCAGATCAGTTGGGTTTAATGGTATTTATATGCCTTTGCTGGTAGATGATGTTGCAAATTTCTTTCGGACTTACTCATCTTTAGATTTTGCTGGCTTCAG CTGTACAATTCCTCACAAGGAAGCCATTGTCGACTGCTGCGATGAAGTTAATCCTACCGCTAAG TTGATAGGGGCTGTCAATTGTGTCGTAAGGCGACCTGATGGGAAGTTGTTTGGTTGCAATACAGACTATGTGGGTGCAATCTCCGCCATTGAAGAGGCGTTGCAAG GCTCACAACCTATTATGTCTGGGTCACCCTTAGCTCGTAAATTGTTTGTGGTCATTGGTGCTGGTGGCGCTGGCAAGGCACTTGCTTATGGTGCAAAGGAAAAGGGGGCTCGGGTGGTGATTGCTAACCGTACCTATG AACGGGCGAGAGAACTTGCTGATGTAGTTGGAGGTCAGGCTCTGTCTCTTGACGAGCTTAGCAATTTCCATCCAGAAAATGACATGATTCTTGCAAATACCACCTCCATTGGCATGCAACCAAAGGTTGATGATACACCAATCTCTAAG GAAGCTTTGAGGTACTACTCACTTGTATTTGATGCTGTTTATACGCCCAAAATCACTAGACTCTTGCGCGAAGCTCAAGAGAGTGGAGTAAAAATTGTAACCGGAGTTGAAATGTTTATCGGGCAGGCATATGAACAATATGAGAGATTTACAGAGTTGCCAG CTCCAAAGGAACTTTTCAAGAAAATTATGGCTGGATATTGA
- the LOC104101814 gene encoding bifunctional 3-dehydroquinate dehydratase/shikimate dehydrogenase, chloroplastic-like isoform X2: MELVVESGVKKMEEGEATRRNQTLICAPIMADTVDQMLNLMQKAKTSGADLVEVRLDSLKSFNPQSNINTIIKQSPLPTLFTYRPTWEGGQYAGDEASRLDALRLAMKLGADYIDVELKAIDEFNTALHGNKSAKCKVIVSSHNYDNTPSSEELGNLVARIQASGADIVKFATTALDITDVARVFQITVHSQVPIIAMVMGEKGLMSRILCPKFGGYLTFGTLEVGKVSAPGQPTIEDLLSIYNFRQLGPDTRIFGIIGKPVSHSKSPLLYNEAFRSVGFNGIYMPLLVDDVANFFRTYSSLDFAGFSCTIPHKEAIVDCCDEVNPTAKLIGAVNCVVRRPDGKLFGCNTDYVGAISAIEEALQGSQPIMSGSPLARKLFVVIGAGGAGKALAYGAKEKGARVVIANRTYERARELADVVGGQALSLDELSNFHPENDMILANTTSIGMQPKVDDTPISKEALRYYSLVFDAVYTPKITRLLREAQESGVKIVTGVEMFIGQAYEQYERFTELPAPKELFKKIMAGY, translated from the exons ATGGAGTTG GTAGTGGAATCAGGGGTGAAGAAGATGGAGGAGGGAGAGGCAACGAGGAGGAACCAAACTCTAATTTGTGCACCAATTATGGCAGACACAGTGGATCAAATGTTGAATCTAATGCAAAAGGCTAAAACTAGTGGTGCTGATCTTGTGGAAGTTCGGTTGGATAGCTTGAAAAGCTTTAATCCTCAATCAAATATTAATACTATTATCAAACAGTCCCCTTTGCCTACCCTTTTCACTTACAG GCCCACTTGGGAGGGTGGTCAGTATGCTGGTGATGAAGCAAGTCGACTGGATGCACTTCGATTAGCAATGAAGTTGGGAGCTGATTATATTGATGTTGAGCTAAAG GCTATTGACGAGTTCAATACTGCTCTACATGGAAATAAGTCAGCAAAATGCAAAGTTATTGTTTCTTCTCACAACTATGATAATACACCATCATCTGAGGAGCTCGGCAATCTAGTAGCAAGAATACAGGCATCTGGAGCTGACATTGTGAAGTTTGCAACAACTGCACTGGATATCACCGATGTTGCACGTGTATTCCAAATTACTGTACATTCTCAA GTACCAATAATAGCCATGGTCATGGGAGAGAAGGGTTTGATGTCTCGAATACTTTGTCCAAAATTTGGTGGATACCTCACATTTGGTACTCTTGAAGTAGGAAAAGTTTCGGCTCCTGGGCAACCAACAATTGAAGATCTTTTGAGTATATACAATTTCAGACAGTTGGGACCAGATACCAGAATATTTGGCATTATCGGGAAGCCTGTTAGCCATAGCAAATCACCTTTATTGTATAATGAAGCTTTCAGATCAGTTGGGTTTAATGGTATTTATATGCCTTTGCTGGTAGATGATGTTGCAAATTTCTTTCGGACTTACTCATCTTTAGATTTTGCTGGCTTCAG CTGTACAATTCCTCACAAGGAAGCCATTGTCGACTGCTGCGATGAAGTTAATCCTACCGCTAAG TTGATAGGGGCTGTCAATTGTGTCGTAAGGCGACCTGATGGGAAGTTGTTTGGTTGCAATACAGACTATGTGGGTGCAATCTCCGCCATTGAAGAGGCGTTGCAAG GCTCACAACCTATTATGTCTGGGTCACCCTTAGCTCGTAAATTGTTTGTGGTCATTGGTGCTGGTGGCGCTGGCAAGGCACTTGCTTATGGTGCAAAGGAAAAGGGGGCTCGGGTGGTGATTGCTAACCGTACCTATG AACGGGCGAGAGAACTTGCTGATGTAGTTGGAGGTCAGGCTCTGTCTCTTGACGAGCTTAGCAATTTCCATCCAGAAAATGACATGATTCTTGCAAATACCACCTCCATTGGCATGCAACCAAAGGTTGATGATACACCAATCTCTAAG GAAGCTTTGAGGTACTACTCACTTGTATTTGATGCTGTTTATACGCCCAAAATCACTAGACTCTTGCGCGAAGCTCAAGAGAGTGGAGTAAAAATTGTAACCGGAGTTGAAATGTTTATCGGGCAGGCATATGAACAATATGAGAGATTTACAGAGTTGCCAG CTCCAAAGGAACTTTTCAAGAAAATTATGGCTGGATATTGA